The Oncorhynchus masou masou isolate Uvic2021 chromosome 4, UVic_Omas_1.1, whole genome shotgun sequence DNA segment tcatTCTGACTGCAAAGCTCAAAAGAGACAAACAGGGTATACAGTGTGATTGATGAAAAAGGAATATGGATTGGGTTGAGACAGAAATCTTATATAAGGAATCTATAGATGTATCCATTCAAAACCACCGTACTTTGGCATTGTATGACAGCTTGGTTCCTCTATCAGTTTCCTTCTCTCGCTTGCTCTCCTTGTCTTTTGGCTGTAGAGGAACATCATAAGAggaaatgagaagaaaaaaaatcaatggaggaagagagataaaGGCCTAATCTCATGTGAATAATGTTCCAAATTGTAAGGCCatataacacaataaaatagTACCACAAACACCTGTGGAAATACATGCTAGCAGATAGAGGTAGTTTCACAAGCTAAtgctaacttccttcatactggacccagagacatacaaatgtTATCCAAGAGTTCATCTGACTTTAGGGAAGTACATAATGGGCCTCATTGCCATAActccaaagtatccctttaacctaACACATAACAAGCAACACTTTGGAGAGTCTACATACAAATAAGAAAGTGCAACACATTCTAGTACTATCCGCAAACCAGTTTGAGTTTGGTGTCAGAGGTGAGATACATACACTGTGTCCATTGGTCACATTTTTGCTGTAGTATTTCTTCTTCTCATACTTGTCCCTGATGAAGAACTCCACTGCTctggggtcaggggttaagggaAAAAAAATGTAGCAATATTATAAAAGGGGCAAGTACGTGTGTTACGGTAAGCTTTTTGGGAACCGCGGTGTGTGTGTAAGGATACTGGTCTGTCTGAGGCCTTCTGTAGTTGTCTGGAAGGTTGGCCTCATAAAGCTGCCTGGACTTGGAGTTGCCCATATCTACTATGCTCTgttagagaagagaaggagagatggagagaaagagggtgggggaaagagagaaagaggagcacAGAGATaaaagggggtggagggtggataGTGAAACAGCAGGGGGGACATGATAAGTATGGGTTAAAAAGTCAACTTTCTATTCAGCCCGTAGGATATACAAGAAAGAGAGGTGTCTGTGTCAATAAATATAGGTCAATACATGACATTTCTAATTTATGAATATTATAAATCCTGGACATTGGCCAATTACCTGTATTTGTGCTGCTGTCCATTGGTCCAGATTGACAGATTTGACCCGTGATATGTGAACCCCAAGGTTCCTGTGGATGCCAGCACATCGGATACAGATAAACACTCCCAGGTTCCACGATGCCCACCTTGGACCTGGCAGGCAGAGACAGGGTCGTACTCATTAGTGCACCGGTTCAGTCTGTTCTCTTCCGTTAGGTGTCTAATGAACACAGCCCAGGTAACGGAATATTCACTTATCAAAACCTGTCTGTACCGGTGTTGCAGGTGTCACAATAGGACTTCAGTTAGGCAAGCCTTCCCTGTGCATTCTTTTAGAGTGACATGTTGACATTTAGGGATAGTTTCCCAGTGGTGACTTTCATGGTTCAGGGGTGTCGACACTTGCATTTACTTGTATGACTTAAGTTTGGTTCAAGGTGTGGTGGGAGAAAAAATGCTACCTAGCATAGCTAAGCTAGCCTAGTAGCTACCAGATACATGCTAAAGAGGAAGGAAGGTGTCAGCACTATGCTAACTTAGTTAGCATAGCCAGCTAACAACTCAGTCGGAGTCTGGCTAGACGAATAACTGAAACGGTTATATAACATCAACTGACACAATTTAACGAAGTTTACATTGTTTTAAATAGTTACCTTTCGCCTCACAATCGGCGCAGTATTTGTTGTCGTCCTCTCTCAGCATTTTGGACAGAATGGCCTGATGCTGCTCGTTGAGTTTcagggccttctctctctctgatcggGTTGTCATCTTTGCTGATGTTCTGCTTGTTCTTTCAATAAAACTGTTCTCTACCGTGAATGTAAGTGAATTTTTTTAACTATATGATTTAAGACCATAATCAGACAATTGAACGCCTTCGAGAGAAGTGTAAAAACACCCGGAAACGAAATTTGTTCTCCGCCCACAAGAATGCAAGAACTCGCGGGAGGCGGGTGAACACACCTAAACGGCTCTCGGGATTGGATGATGGAATGACGTAGTCTGCTGACGCATGTCAGGGTTTCTTGACAATTAAAAAAAAGCATTTTTCAATGTTTAAAATGTGTTGTTGGTACAGATTATCCGTCCTCGGGAATTTCTGTATTTGCAAAAATATTATACAAGTTCTTATGTACTGCTGTGAATCAAGTACTGATGTATCAAGATGTTTTCTGTTCTTCGGTTTAGAACAAAGTGCAACAGTGAATAACGACTGTCTGTATATTGTTGATTTTTCCTTTTATTAAGAACAAATCTGGCATACATTGATACATGGAAATATATACATAATAACAATGTAAGGTTTCACCAAAGTATGCAAATTGTGTTCCAGTAGCCAGAGAGAGCAACATAAATATCTATGtaacatatttaaaaaaacattcaaaAAGGTTAACCTATTGTGAAACATACAGGAAATAACACTTTAAACCAGTGACCCATCAAGCCACTATCACAATACATGCTCATGATATTACCATACACCtagtgttggggaataatcagaattggttggtaacataggtaagatgtttttattcatcatatgtttgtaagttacttctcatcagaatgttatttttgtataatactgtggcggggttgcagtatctgttctatgtcaagactaagttgcttgggccgcagagaggggagaggtcaaggtgtcatcatgtgtaaacatcttttgctccacaatgtctgtgtgccagtcagcgtgtctctgtgatcttgtcaagataggatggatttgatatatgcctgttgatatggaggattggtttatggttctgagtttgagaaaggagacaaatcTGAACAATGAATTATATcgatgctgtcttatcctgtgtgtgtctttgctataaaagttctcagttgaaatgtgtaagggactctcagagaatttattgatagacactgaattgatcagagagtcacagggtttgtgatagagctcatataattaaagatggactttgataactaactctgacttgtgtgtgtggtttgctccctcatcatttggtaaatagaggaaatttccacgacattaGCGTGGTGCCAGACCTGTTTTTTACTGTATAACCAACGCTTATGATCGAGGGCATGACAATGAGacggcaagacagcacaaacatctgggaccaggctgctaCACACGCTGACAAATCTAGAACCAGGATGTCTGACCAGTTACTGTTAATAAAAGGTTTCCAGGCGGATCTTGAAACAGTCCTCTGGGTGTCTCTGCGCAATGCCGTGGCGCAGCAGCATCTCTGTGTACGGGGGCCAGAACGTCTCGTCTATCAATATGTAGGGATCATGAGGCGTCTCCAGAGTCGTGTTCATCAGCAGCTGCAAATTTTAACAATGGAAGATAAGGTTTAAGGTAAGGGTTTAAGGTTATTACTTATGTTTTTGTTCAATTGGAGCAAGAGGTGAGTAGGGATGTTATGTCATTTGTTGTTCTGTGATCAAGTTGATCTACATTACAAAGATGTGAGGGTAATGTAAGTGTAAAATATAGTCATAGGGTCATAAAAAGCTAGACTATAAAGCTGCTACTGGTTCAAGCATGTAGTAATAAAAGTAATACAAAATTGAACCAGAGCACCGGGTTGAATAATAAAACACAAACAATGCATGCGAACAGATACTTACCTCCAGGACTTCATTGAGTGAAATTAGATTCTCGTTCAGCTCTTGAGGAATGTTCTGAAAACGGAAACAAAAACGATACCATCTacgctggtcccagatctgtttgtgctctcttGCCCAACAACACATAAAAAGTTAGCtacacagcacaaacagatctgagaccaagCTAGATGCAACCGTTAAAAAAAACACAATGTGTGACCATTGAGGAACCCCTTCATCAGAGCCACATAATACATCACTAAGACTGACACCTTTTTCTTCTTGTCAGCGTTGGTCTCCTGTGTAGGAAGTGGGAAGTGTTCCGCCAGTACGTCTGCCAGGGTCTCCATCAGTCTGTTCTGGTAATCCTTCATCTTCTGGATCTTCTTCTTGGTGTCCTGCAACACACTGAACAGCAGCAGCAATACTTCCATATTAAACTCAGGATAGTTGTCaatgtgttggtttgtgtgtcaTTTTCTATTATTCAGGATCATATTCATAGGCAGGAAACCAAAGAAAACGCTCCAAAACGGGGAGGTAAAATCTGttcaataaaaaacattttttgttgtttagCCTTGTAAAAATGCAATTTACAGTGTGCCCGAACAAACGTGACCCAGTTGTTGTACCTTACCTGTGTTCTGATAACCTTTCGTTTTCCAGTCGCTGTTTGACCACATGTTCAGTGCCTGCCCTCAACACTTCCTTCTTTTCCTCCAACCACTTCTGTTCACTGAAACAGGAACACAGATGCATACAGTCAAATCTACTGTCTCCATGTCAACATTCAAAGGGTTGGAGATTTAGAATAACAATCACATTCAAAGAAAACCTTTttaaagtctctctcagtgtgtctctcttGGCTTGTGAGCAAGAGAGGACCAACTCCAGTTGTGAATTCAGCTTCTGTAAC contains these protein-coding regions:
- the LOC135524243 gene encoding centromere protein K-like isoform X1, encoding MSSNEVTLQQENGQPLDTESEVKDTPAPPAIPFYTECSEAAQAQLFNECEEKFAQLEMLQNEIILAEPDSDENPQEQSVNRLTAVAAELKQWQTRRPELLSTNPEVLLVIGAEELQKLNSQLELVLSCSQAKRDTLRETLKSEQKWLEEKKEVLRAGTEHVVKQRLENERLSEHSVLQDTKKKIQKMKDYQNRLMETLADVLAEHFPLPTQETNADKKKKNIPQELNENLISLNEVLELLMNTTLETPHDPYILIDETFWPPYTEMLLRHGIAQRHPEDCFKIRLETFY
- the LOC135524243 gene encoding centromere protein K-like isoform X2, translating into MAVEVYSLTYGFSEGCLICGLFSCIFFSSKLQGSGPVPVKQYMLLIGLVKGKSFFQSALQKLNSQLELVLSCSQAKRDTLRETLKSEQKWLEEKKEVLRAGTEHVVKQRLENERLSEHSVLQDTKKKIQKMKDYQNRLMETLADVLAEHFPLPTQETNADKKKKNIPQELNENLISLNEVLELLMNTTLETPHDPYILIDETFWPPYTEMLLRHGIAQRHPEDCFKIRLETFY